In a single window of the Rhinoraja longicauda isolate Sanriku21f chromosome 10, sRhiLon1.1, whole genome shotgun sequence genome:
- the LOC144597545 gene encoding uncharacterized protein LOC144597545 — protein MGPYLQINPLSPYGKGKGSGKLPPIGQGGGGCAAPSHSRLEVLQEQLRSRLDWEREAKLTAIYRQQYQQSLRRLQATCLPTDHPGHPPCPRSRRGPGIDRAHPLRPIEPPATAMDGPAVDWHSLGPIWPGLALRPSPPKAPNDRGQSSTREPHESAAGGGQEQGCRAPAGQRLEQLARSESLIQQRLRVIEEELRHIQKQREEVEGSSEGERSEGERSWRSEKERSRKSEGQRSEWERSRRSEGERSQREKSDRSEGQRSEVERSRRSEGKWSGRSEGEKTRRSAGERSGRLEEERSRRLEERSRRSAGERSGRFEEEKSGRSAGERSGRSAGERSRRSEGERSRRSEGGRSRRSEGERSKRSEWERPQRERLEGERSDRRERTQREEREWTNRERVKREKEEWESERLDELERVKQRARESGRDSGEWESGKEEGRGEGAESCLSNPFASEPESEEHGLGGPEAESQEEQEAGNQDALEESRDWNGHYSPEEKAHCAHCGRRFVLDRLATHTEICKRVYKRTRKVYDSAQKRAKGTDLENYQCSHKVQPIPRGNWKRKHESFMRMLHAAQQAELVVYRCKKAAQAPPPPNGLSLDLRQCPHCSRRFPPTLALSHVPKCAILRGRPGPSFR, from the exons ATGGGGCCCTACCTTCAGATCAACCCCCTGTCCCCATACGGGAAGGGGAAGGGCTCGGGGAAGCTGCCGCCCATCggccaggggggaggggggtgtgcggCCCCCTCCCACAGCAGGCTGGAGGTGCTGCAGGAGCAGCTGCGGTCCCGGCTGGATTGGGAGCGGGAAGCCAAGCTCACGGCCATCTACCGTCAGCAGTACCAGCAGTCCCTGCGGCGACTACAGGCCACCTGCCTGCCCACTGACCACCCGGGCCACCCACCCTGCCCACGCTCCAGGCGGGGCCCTGGCATCGACCGTGCCCATCCCCTGAGGCCCATTGAGCCGCCCGCCACCGCCATGGATGGCCCCGCCGTGGACTGGCACAGCCTCGGCCCcatctggcccggcctcgccctcCGGCCCTCTCCCCCCAAAGCCCCCAACGACAGGGGCCAGAGCAGCACCAGG GAGCCCCATGAGTCGGCAGCTGGGGGTGGGCAGGAGCAGGGTTGCCGGGCACCCGCTGGGCAGAGGCTGGAGCAGTTGGCCAGGAGCGAGAGTCTGATCCAGCAACGGCTGCGTGTAATCGAGGAGGAGCTGCGTCACATCCAGAAGCagcgggaggaggtggagggg AGTTCAGAGGGGGAGAGGTCAGAGGGTGAGAGGTCATGGAGGTCAGAGAAAGAGAGATCACGGAAGTCAGAGGGGCAGAGGTCAGAATGGGAGAGGTCACGGAGGTCAGAAGGGGAGAGGTCACAGAGAGAGAAGTCAGACAGATCAGAGGGGCAGAGGTCAGAAGTGGAGAGGTCACGAAGGTCAGAGGGGAAGTGGTCagggaggtcagagggggaaaaGACACGGAGGTCAGCAGGGGAAAGGTCAGGGCGGTTAGAGGAGGAGAGGTCACGAAGGTTAGAGGAGAGGTCAAGGAGGTCAGCAGGGGAAAGGTCAGGGAGATTTGAGGAGGAAAAGTCAGGAAGGTCAGCAGGGGAAAGGTCAGGGCGGTCAGCAGGCGAAAGGTCACggaggtcagagggagaaaggtCACGGAGGTCAGAGGGAGGAAGGTCACggaggtcagagggagaaagatcaaagaggtcagaatgggagaggccacagagggagaggttggagggcGAGAGGTCAGACAGGAGGGAACGAAcacagagggaagagagagagtggacAAATAGAGAACGAGtcaagagagagaaggaagagtGGGAGAGCGAGAGATTGGATGAGCTGGAGAGAGTGAaacagagagcgagggagagtgGACGGGACAGCggtgagtgggagagtgggaaggaggaagggcgaggggagggagcagAGAGCTGCCTGTCCAACCCGTTTGCCAGCGAGCCTGAGAGCGAGGAGCATGGCCTGGGTGGGCCGGAGGCAGAGTCGCAGGAGGAGCAGGAGGCCGGGAACCAGGACGCGCTGGAGGAGAGCAGGGACTGGAATGGACACTACTCTCCCGAGGAGAAGGCCCACTGCGCCCACTGTGGCCGCCGCTTTGTCCTGGACCGCCTGGCCACCCACACGGAGATCTGCAAGAGGGTCTACAAACGCACCCGCAAGGTCTACGACTCCGCGCAGAAGAGAGCCAAGGGGACGGACCTGGAGAACTATCAATGCAGCCACAAAGTGCAACCCATACCG CGCGGCAACTGGAAGCGGAAGCACGAGAGCTTCATGCGGATGCTGCATGCGGCCCAGCAGGCCGAGCTGGTCGTGTACCGCTGCAAGAAGGCAGCACAGGCGCCCCCCCCGCCCAACGGGCTGTCCCTCGACCTGCGCCAATGCCCCCACTGCAGCCGccgcttcccccccaccctcgcccTGTCCCATGTGCCCAAGTGTGCCATCCTGCGGGGCCGGCCCGGGCCCTCCTTCAGGTAG